In Tubulanus polymorphus chromosome 2, tnTubPoly1.2, whole genome shotgun sequence, a single window of DNA contains:
- the LOC141898728 gene encoding WD repeat and SOCS box-containing protein 1-like yields the protein MASFYNANASDIDPAELITELLLTNNPFAQKAGGETWSTAWAPDSSCFAWSCGNRIVKIIPWNRVRNEVNLNDPSDENDYEQENDHFAIRGYTTNREGIGFGRHVKRHAVTIDAGELIWSVAFGSSSAETQPHSVNLSMRHYNHAADLLLATGLNSGRIRVWEVSSGRLMFELLDHKDVVRDLKFSPDGLLQLVSASRDGTVKVWDIVDDGNMKKTLRGNAKWVYSCVWSPDAKRLACVGNQKSVIVWDMKTYKCIHKLEGHYHDVVSCDFSPDGALLVTASYDTRVLIWDAHTGEKIQELRHLFPPPTFIFAGGANDTYVRSVSFSHDGMHVASVADDRYVRFWRILDGEGPPEQITVVPDALCCSYSPDGTVLAVGTRNGAVSFWAAPMEVESLQHLCRMAVRRILPTPSVDHIHLPMRLKEFLKYHL from the exons ATGGCAAGTTTCTATAATGCTAATGCAAGTGATATTG ATCCAGCTGAGCTGATCACCGAGTTACTTCTAACGAACAATCCATTTGCGCAGAAAGCTGGTGGAGAAACATGGTCGACGGCTTGGGCCCCTGATAGTTCCTGCTTTGCCTGGTCATGTGGTAACAGAATTGTCAAGATCATTCCATGGAATCGTGTTAGGAATGAAGTCAATTT AAATGATCCATCAGATGAAAATGACTATGAACAGGAAAATGACCACTTCGCTATCCGCGGATATACGACTAACCGAGAAGGTATTGGATTTGGACGTCACGTCAAACGTCATGCGGTTACTATTGATGCGGGTGAATTGATATGGTCAGTCGCGTTTGGTTCATCATCTGCTGAGACACAGCCTCATTCAGTGAATCTCAGTATGCGACATTATAACCATGCAGCTGATCTGTTACTGGCTACGGGATTAAACAGTGGTCGTATCCGTGTTTGGGAAGTCAGTTCAG GTCGTTTAATGTTTGAACTTCTCGATCATAAAGATGTAGTACGCGATCTTAAGTTCTCGCCCGACGGTTTGCTGCAGTTGGTATCAGCAAGTCGAGATGGTACAGTTAAAGTGTGGGATATTGTAGATGATGGCAATATGAAGAAAACTTTACGAGGCAATGCTAAATGGGTCTACTCCTGTGTATGGTCACCCGATGCCAAGCGTTTAGCTTGTGTTGGAAACCAGAAATCG GTGATTGTTTGGGACATGAAAACCTATAAATGTATCCACAAATTAGAAGGACATTACCACGATGTTGTGAGCTGTGATTtttcaccagatggcgctcTACTCGTAACTGCTTCATACGATACGAGAGTTCTGATCTGGGATGCTCATACCGGTGAAAAGATTCAGGAATTaag ACATTTATTCCCTCCCCCAACATTTATATTTGCTGGTGGTGCTAATGATACATACGTGCGTAGTGTCTCATTCTCACACGATGGCATGCATGTCGCCTCAGTTGCTGATGATCG aTATGTGCGTTTCTGGAGAATTCTAGATGGTGAGGGTCCTCCTGAACAAATAACTGTAGTGCCAGATGCTTTATGCTGTTCATATTCTCCAGATGGTACTGTGTTAGCTGTTGG TACTCGTAATGGTGCAGTTTCTTTCTGGGCAGCACCTATGGAAGTTGAAAGTTTGCAGCATTTATGTCGTATGGCTGTTCGACGTATTCTACCTACACCAAGTGTTGATCATATTCATTTGCCAATGAGACttaaagaatttttaaaatatcactTGTGA